A region of Jaculus jaculus isolate mJacJac1 chromosome 16, mJacJac1.mat.Y.cur, whole genome shotgun sequence DNA encodes the following proteins:
- the LOC101600307 gene encoding divergent protein kinase domain 2A-like, whose amino-acid sequence MWRLVQPKLGPPSSSLKLAALGGLLVLMVLRSPSLLASWQRNELTDPRFLQLHKCPACFGTSWCPRFLNGQVSFEEWDGLRLLGFPQARSVYLARYSEPGEDGRRPVVLKRLGSPGELAQLDQTVCKRATGRPRCDLLQAVPRAEFARSAGHAGQLTPVAVRGWSALVHCPSQRLLDRLVRRYAETRDSGSGPLRRLRDSERLQLLLTLAFNPEPLLLQSFPPHEGWPFAKYLGACGRMVVLSYVGEELWRYLNAPWEKRVDLAWQLMETAEQLTNNDFEFALYLLDVSFDKFAVDPRDDKVIIVDAGKILVADKRLIRQNKPEHWDVRYESKFDGCDKEACLSFSKEILCARVTVDHNYYAVCQNLLSRHATWRGSSGGLLHDPPSEIGTDGRLEALLNECANPKERYGRFQAAQELRDYLAQLSNNVM is encoded by the coding sequence ATGTGGCGTCTGGTGCAGCCGAAGCTGGGCCCCCCGTCGAGCTCGTTGAAGCTGGCGGCGCTGGGCGGCCTGTTGGTGCTGATGGTGCTGCGCTCGCCGTCGCTGCTGGCCTCGTGGCAGCGCAACGAGCTCACCGACCCGCGCTTCCTGCAGCTCCATAAGTGCCCGGCGTGCTTCGGCACGAGCTGGTGCCCCCGCTTCCTCAACGGGCAGGTGAGCTTCGAGGAGTGGGACGGCCTGCGCCTGCTGGGCTTCCCGCAGGCGAGGAGCGTGTACCTGGCGCGGTACAGCGAGCCGGGCGAGGACGGCCGCCGCCCCGTGGTGCTCAAGCGCCTGGGCTCGCCGGGCGAGCTGGCGCAGCTCGACCAGACGGTCTGCAAGCGCGCCACCGGCCGGCCGCGCTGCGACCTGCTGCAGGCCGTGCCCCGCGCCGAGTTCGCGCGCTCCGCCGGCCACGCGGGTCAGCTCACGCCCGTCGCGGTCCGGGGCTGGTCGGCCCTGGTGCACTGCCCCTCGCAGCGCCTGCTCGACCGCCTGGTGCGCCGCTACGCCGAGACCCGGGACTCGGGCAGCGGCCCGCTGCGCCGGCTCCGGGACTCCGAGCGCCTGCAGCTGCTGCTCACGCTGGCCTTCAACCCCGAGCCGCTCCTGCTGCAGAGTTTCCCACCCCACGAAGGCTGGCCGTTTGCAAAATACCTTGGGGCGTGTGGAAGAATGGTGGTTTTAAGTTATGTTGGAGAAGAACTGTGGCGTTACTTGAATGCACCATGGGAGAAGAGAGTTGATCTCGCTTGGCAGCTAATGGAGACAGCAGAACAGTTGACAAACAATGACTTTGAATTTGCCCTCTACCTCCTGGACGTCAGCTTTGACAAATTTGCAGTCGATCCTCGAGATGACAAGGTAATCATTGTGGATGCTGGAAAAATTTTAGTTGCGGACAAAAGATTAATTAGACAAAACAAGCCAGAACATTGGGATGTGCGGTATGAAAGCAAATTTGATGGCTGTGATAAGGAGGCTTGCTtatcattttcaaaagaaattcttTGTGCTCGTGTCACTGTGGACCACAACTATTATGCTGTTTGTCAAAATCTTTTATCCAGACATGCCACCTGGCGTGGCTCTTCTGGAGGACTTCTTCATGATCCACCAAGTGAAATTGGCACAGATGGCCGACTGGAGGCCTTGCTCAACGAGTGTGCCAACCCAAAGGAGCGCTATGGCCGATTCCAGGCTGCACAAGAGCTGCGTGACTATCTAGCACAATTAAGTAACAATGTAATGTAG